ATCGGTATCGAGATTCGAACCAAATTCCCGGAAGCACCGGTATGGACCAATGATTTACAGACCGGCAAGTTCGATATCATCATGAACACGCCTGCCGGCGGGGTCAGCCCGAGCCAGCCGTGGAACCGTGCCATGACAATCATGTACTCCAAGGGTGTTGCGCCAATGGGCGAAATGGCATTCTACAATTGGGGCCGGTATAAGAACGATCAAGCGGATGCCATCATCGAGAAGATTCCAACCATCACGGACGAGACTGAATTGAAAGCACTCTACACCGAATTGACCCAAATCTGGTTGAAGGAGATCCCGTCGATTCCGCTCATGTATCGTCCATGGGTATTCGACACCGTCAATGAATCGGTATGGAAAGGGTTCCCGACCGAAGGGGACGGCAGCAACATTCCGCCTCAAATTTCGATGGATGGAGCCGGCATCAAGTCGCTGTATCAGATTCATAACTGATGGATATAACTCAATGAACCAAGACCTATATTGGCGGATTTGCACCCCTGATATAGGTCTCTTTTCACCAAATTCAGGGTGTGATCCATGGGGGTGAGCTGCTTGAGCGTTTACGGAAAATATATCGTCAAGAAGTTCTTCTGGTACTTTCTGACGCTGGTGATTGCGGTCACGCTGAATTTCCTGTTGCCCCGGATGATTGAGGGAAATCCGGTGAGCATGATTGTGTCGGAGATGACGCAGGGGATGACCGACAGCGATACGATCAAACGGGTCTATGAGACGTTTCTCGTTGAGTTCGGAATCGACAAGCCTTTATGGGAACAGTTCATCATCTATCTGAAAAATTTGGCGACCGGTAACCTGGGCACTTCATTCGGGCTCTATCCGAAACCGGTAACGGAGATTCTGGCCTCAGCAGTTCCCTGGACGATCGGGCTCCAGCTTCCGGCCATCCTGGTTGGCTGGATCATCGGCAATGTGCTGGGCGCCGTGGCGGCCTACCGCAAAGGCGTGTTCGATAAAGTGATATTCCCGGTGGCCTTGTTCGTGAATTCCATTCCGTTCTTTACCCTAGCCATTATTATGCTGTATGTGTTCGCCCTGTCCCTGAACTGGTTTCCGCTGCATGGGGGCTACGATTATCAGATGGTGCCGTCACTCAGCTTTGAATTCTTCGCTTCCGTACTTCGGCATCACACGCTTCCGTTTCTATCGATCGTGCTGGTTACGATTGGCGGCCAAGCCATTGGCATGCGGGAGATGTCCATCTATGAGCTGAATTCTGATTATGTGCTGTACAGCAAGCTTCTCGGAATACGGGATTCCAAAATCGCGAGGTATGTATTCCGGAATGCGATGCTGCCCCAGATCACGGGATTGGCGTTATCCATCGGTACGATGGTGGGCGGTTCGCTGATTTGTGAGATCGTATTCAGTTATCCGGGAATCGGAACCTGGATGTTCACGGCGATTCGTCAGCTGGATTATCCGTTAATTTCGGGCTGTACCCTCTTGATCGCCCTGGCTGTGCTGCTGGCCAACTTTACGATTGACCTAATCTACGGCTGGATTGATCCAAGAATCAAGGCCGCTCAGATGGAGGATCAATGATATGAACAGTTCCTTTCGCATATTGATCAAATCGCCAAAGTTTATGTTCGGAGCCTGCATGCTGTTGGCTATGATCGGCGTGGTGCTGATCTACCCGCTCTTTAACCGCAATGACCCGCTGGAGATGATCGCCCTGGCGTACCAGCCGCCGGATTCGAAGCTGCTGCTGGGGTCGGATAACTTCGGCAGGGATTTATTTCTGGAACTGATCTACGGCATTCGGACCTCTTTGCAGGTGGGCCTCATTGCCGGCGTATTTGCTACTGTGATCGGTCTTGTGATCGGTTTAGCCTCAGGCTACATCGGAGGCATGATCGATAATCTGTTGACCGCGATCACCAATATCTTCATCGTGATTCCTTCCTTTGTCATCCTCATTCTGATCTCGGTAAGCATCGATTCGCGCAGCTCATTTGTCACGGCGGTCATCATCGGCATTACCAGCTGGCCCTGGACGGCCAGGGCCGTGCGTGCGCAGACATCCTCGCTCCGCAACCGGGATCACGTGAATATCGCGAAAATATCCGGGTACAGCACGCCGCGCATTATCATCTCGGAGATTTTGCCGTACATCGCTTCCTATGTTGTCATGGCCTTCGTGCTGCAGACGGCATCGGGCATTCTGTCCGAGGCTTCCATCTCGATGCTGGGGCTGGGACCGTATAACACGATCTCCCTTGGCATCATCATGAACTGGGCGCTCGTATTTGAAGCACCGGTTGCCGGCGCTTGGTGGGCCTTCATTCCGGCGGCGATCTCCATCGCCATCATCACCTTCTCCTTGTACATGATGAACACCGGCATGGATGAAATATTCAATCCGAAGATTAGGAGCTGATGGGGCCTTGAGCACAAATATACTGGAAGTTAACGAATTGAAAACCTATTACCGTACCCGGTTAAAGGAGCATGTCTATGCCGTAGACGGCGTGAGCTTCTCGCTCGAGAAGGGGAAGACGCTTGGTATTGCTGGTGAATCCGGCTGCGGCAAATCGACCCTTGCGCTCAGCCTGATGGGATTTTATTTTCCACCACTGCATTTTGGCAGCGGCTCGATTGTCGTAAGCGGTACGGACATCATGAAGCTTGGCAAGGAACAGCTCCGTTCCCAGGTGTCCGGA
Above is a window of Paenibacillus sp. FSL K6-1330 DNA encoding:
- a CDS encoding ABC transporter permease; its protein translation is MSVYGKYIVKKFFWYFLTLVIAVTLNFLLPRMIEGNPVSMIVSEMTQGMTDSDTIKRVYETFLVEFGIDKPLWEQFIIYLKNLATGNLGTSFGLYPKPVTEILASAVPWTIGLQLPAILVGWIIGNVLGAVAAYRKGVFDKVIFPVALFVNSIPFFTLAIIMLYVFALSLNWFPLHGGYDYQMVPSLSFEFFASVLRHHTLPFLSIVLVTIGGQAIGMREMSIYELNSDYVLYSKLLGIRDSKIARYVFRNAMLPQITGLALSIGTMVGGSLICEIVFSYPGIGTWMFTAIRQLDYPLISGCTLLIALAVLLANFTIDLIYGWIDPRIKAAQMEDQ
- a CDS encoding ABC transporter permease; translation: MNSSFRILIKSPKFMFGACMLLAMIGVVLIYPLFNRNDPLEMIALAYQPPDSKLLLGSDNFGRDLFLELIYGIRTSLQVGLIAGVFATVIGLVIGLASGYIGGMIDNLLTAITNIFIVIPSFVILILISVSIDSRSSFVTAVIIGITSWPWTARAVRAQTSSLRNRDHVNIAKISGYSTPRIIISEILPYIASYVVMAFVLQTASGILSEASISMLGLGPYNTISLGIIMNWALVFEAPVAGAWWAFIPAAISIAIITFSLYMMNTGMDEIFNPKIRS